In Candidatus Baltobacteraceae bacterium, the sequence GTGGAACGCCCGACGCCCGGTCCCGGCAACGGCGAACTGCTCGTTGCGGTTGAAGCCGCCGGCGTTTCGCGCGCCGACGTTATCCAGCGAAAGGGCTTGTATCCGCCGCCTCCCGGTCATTCGGATATTCCCGGCCTGGAAGTGGCCGGAACGGTCGCGGCGGTCGGTGAGGGCGTGCGCGGCTGGCACGTGGGCGACCGCGTCTGCGCGCTCGTCAACGGCGGGGGCTACGCCGAGTACGCTATCGTTCCGGCGGCGCAGGCGTTGATCGTTCCCAAGCATTGGAGCACGCTCGAGTCGGCCACGCTTCCCGAGAACGCGTTCACCGTGTACGACAACCTCTTTACGCGGGCGCGGCTGCGGCGCGGCGAAACCGTGCTCATTCACGGCGGTACGAGCGGCATCGGATCGACCGCCGTCATGTTCGCGAAAGCTTTCGGCGCGCGCGTCATCGTGACGGTCGGAAGCGACGAGAAGTGCATCGCCGCGCGCCAGATCGGCGCCGATTACGCGATCGACTACAACCGGGCGGACTTCGTAGAAGAAGGCCGGCGTTTTACCGACGGGCTCGGAGCCAACGTGGTGCTCGATATCGTCGGAGGCGACTACATTCCGCGCGACCTCGAAGTGCTCGCGCTCGACGGTCGGATCGTCTGCATTGCGACCATGGGCGGCGCCCAGACCGAATTGAATCTCGCCAAGCTGATGGGGCGGCGCGCGTCCATTATGGGATCGTCGCTGCGCCCGCGAACGACCGAGCAGAAAGGCGCGATCGCCAAGGCGCTGCGCGAGCGCGTCTGGCCGCTGCTTCCCAAACGCGATCCGATCAAACCGCTGGTCGACGCGACGTTTACCTTCGAGCACGCGGGCGACGCACATCGGCGAATGGAATCGAGCGCGCACGTCGGCAAGATTTTACTGACCCCGCGCTAAAGACAAAGAACTGGCAAGCGGGCGCCGGCCGGTATCGTTTGGGGACCGGCAGGCTCGGGTACAGCAGAAACGCACATCTGTCGTTTCTAGAACGAGGGGTTTTAAGTCACCGATGAAGTCGTATACGCCAAAAAAATGGGATCTTTCCGGTTTGCAGGGGGGCATCTCCGATGCAACGCTCGAGATGCACTTCGGCCTCTACGAGGGCTACGTTAAGAACACGAATCTGCTGATCGAGCAGACGGGCGCGATTCGCAAGAGCGGCGAGGGTCAAGGCTCGAATCCGAAATTCGCGGAGCTCGTGCGCCGCATGGGTTGGGAGTTCAACGGCATGCGTTTGCACGAACTCTACTTCGATAATCTCACCAAAAAGCCGGCGGGCGATCCCAAGTCCGGCTCGCTCTACAATGCGATCGGCGAGAGCTACGGAGATTTCGAAAGCTGGAAGAAAGATTTCTTCGCCGTGGGCGGCATGCGCGGTGTCGGCTGGGCGATCGCGTTCTTCGATCCGGCCAGCGGTCAA encodes:
- a CDS encoding NAD(P)H-quinone oxidoreductase, whose protein sequence is VERPTPGPGNGELLVAVEAAGVSRADVIQRKGLYPPPPGHSDIPGLEVAGTVAAVGEGVRGWHVGDRVCALVNGGGYAEYAIVPAAQALIVPKHWSTLESATLPENAFTVYDNLFTRARLRRGETVLIHGGTSGIGSTAVMFAKAFGARVIVTVGSDEKCIAARQIGADYAIDYNRADFVEEGRRFTDGLGANVVLDIVGGDYIPRDLEVLALDGRIVCIATMGGAQTELNLAKLMGRRASIMGSSLRPRTTEQKGAIAKALRERVWPLLPKRDPIKPLVDATFTFEHAGDAHRRMESSAHVGKILLTPR
- a CDS encoding Fe-Mn family superoxide dismutase encodes the protein MKSYTPKKWDLSGLQGGISDATLEMHFGLYEGYVKNTNLLIEQTGAIRKSGEGQGSNPKFAELVRRMGWEFNGMRLHELYFDNLTKKPAGDPKSGSLYNAIGESYGDFESWKKDFFAVGGMRGVGWAIAFFDPASGQVSNHWIELHQDGNIATFVPIVVMDCWEHAFIKDFKPSERGKYIEAFYANLDWAACEARLPK